A window of Oncorhynchus nerka isolate Pitt River linkage group LG4, Oner_Uvic_2.0, whole genome shotgun sequence contains these coding sequences:
- the ess2 gene encoding splicing factor ESS-2 homolog yields the protein MEGFGKALMSGTLVPANPVTTVALRQPPEETKKTNRKVLDEENYIENLEKIIQRDFFPDVTKLQAQKDYLEAEENGDLGKMREISIKYGSSLAKSTPLSNAPYVTPASFETPEGRPGSPSSVLGKTKKGADCVNKEGDEEKELPCLDRFLAKNTSEDNASFEQIMVLAEDKEKLRHSWLYEAEAEFKQRHEENLALPSSEKQALECVKAGLETWEYKAKNALMYYPEGVKDDDTLFKKPREVIHKNTRFVGDPFSKALNKCQLQQAAALNAQFKQGKVGPDGKELNAQDSPNVNGYGFEGTPCPSPGMAESPLMTWGEIESTPFRLDGSDSPFQERNIGPSFKIPEPGRRERLGLKMANEAAAKNRAKKKEALRKVTENLASLTPKGLSPALTPALQRLVNRTSSKYTDKALRASYTPSPTHRGAGSKTPLGGPATPSGTPTPSKARTPASQDPASITDDLLQLPKRRKASDFF from the exons ATGGAAGGATTTGGAAAGGCGCTGATGTCTGGAACCCTTGTCCCAGCTAATCCTGTAACAACAGTTGCTCTTCGACAGCCACCCGAGGAAACAAAGAAAACAAATCGAAAGGTGCTCGATGAAGAGAACTACATAGAG AATTTAGAGAAGATCATCCAGAGGGACTTTTTTCCAGATGTGACAAAGTTACAAGCGCAGAAGGACTACCTTGAAGCTGAGGAAAATGGGGATCTTGGGAAGATGAGGGAGATATCCATTAAATATGGGTCATCTTTAGCCAAGTCCACACCACTCTCTAATGCCCCAT ATGTTACTCCAGCTTCTTTTGAGACACCAGAGGGTCGTCCTGGATCGCCCTCTTCTGTACTGGGCAAAACCAAGAAAGGAGCAGACTGTG TGAATaaggaaggagatgaggagaaagAGCTGCCATGTCTTGATCGTTTCCTGGCTAAGAACACAAGCGAGGATAATGCATCCTTTGAACAGATCATGGTTCTAGCAGAAGACAAGGAGAAGTTGAGGCATTCGTGGTTATATGAGGCGGAGGCTGAATTTAAACAG CGGCATGAAGAAAACCTTGCCCTGCCGTCATCAGAGAAGCAAGCCCTTGAGTGTGTAAAGGCAGGACTAGAGACCTGGGAGTACAAAGCAAAGAATGCCCTTATGTACTATCCAGAGG GTGTCAAGGATGATGACACCCTCTTCAAGAAGCCTAGGGAGGTGATTCACAAGAACACTCGTTTTGTGGGAGACCCCTTCAGCAAAGCCCTTAACAAATGCCAGCTTCAGCAGGCTGCAGCCCTTAATGCACAG TTCAAACAGGGTAAAGTAGGCCCAGATGGCAAAGAGCTTAATGCCCAGGATTCCCCTAATGTTAACGGATATGGGTTTGAAGGAACTCCCTGCCCTTCCCCAG GTATGGCTGAGTCCCCCTTGATGAcctggggagagatagagagcaccCCCTTTCGCTTGGATGGGTCTGACTCACCGTTTCAAGAGCGGAATATTGGCCCATCGTTCAAG ATTCCAGAACCAGGAAGAAGAGAGCGGTTGGGTTTGAAAATGGCCAATGAGGCTGCAGCCAAAAACCGGGCAAAGAAGAAAGAAGCATTGCGAAAGGTCACAGAAAATCTTGCAAG TCTCACACCAAAAGGCTTGAGCCCAGCATTGACCCCTGCCCTTCAGAGGCTTGTAAACCGGACCTCCAGCAAATACACAGATAAAGCTCTAAGGGCAAGCTACACACCATCTCCCACACACAGAGGAGCAGGCTCCAAAACCCCCCTGGGTGGTCCAGCCACTCCCTCAGGCACTCCGACACCAAGCAAAGCCAGGACCCCCGCCTCCCAGGACCCAGCGTCCATCACAGACGACCTACTGCAGCTCCCCAAGAGGAGGAAAGCCTCTGACTTCTTCTGA